The Sus scrofa isolate TJ Tabasco breed Duroc chromosome X, Sscrofa11.1, whole genome shotgun sequence genome has a segment encoding these proteins:
- the LOC110257789 gene encoding uncharacterized protein LOC110257789: MSTVRPQGITGHNVYSQITGHHCPQCLQSDRRASLPTMSTVRPQGITGHNVYSQITGHHCPQCLQSDRRASLPTMSTVRPQGITGHNVYSQTTGHHWPQCLQSDHRASLPTMSTVRQQGITGHNVYSQTTGHHWPQCLQSDHRASLPTMSTVRPQGITAHNVYSQTAGHHCPQCLQSDSRASLPTMSTVRPQGITAHNVYSQIAGHHCPQCLQSDHRASLATMSTVRPQGITGHNVYSQIAGHHCPQCLQSDRRASLPTMSTVRPQGITGHNVYSQTTGHHWPQCLQSDHRASLPTMSTVRSQGITAHNVYSQTAGHHCPQCLQSDRRASLPTMSTVRQQGITAHNVYSQTAGHHCPQCLQSDHRASLPTMSTVRQQSITGHNVYSQTTGHHCPQCLQSDHRASLPTMSTVRQQSPE; the protein is encoded by the coding sequence ATGTCTACAGTCAGACCACAGGGCATCACTGGCCACAATGTCTACAGTCAGATCACAGGGCATCACTGCCCACAATGTCTACAGTCAGACCGCAGGGCATCACTGCCCACAATGTCTACAGTCAGACCACAGGGCATCACTGGCCACAATGTCTACAGTCAGATCACAGGGCATCACTGCCCACAATGTCTACAGTCAGACCGCAGGGCATCACTGCCCACAATGTCTACAGTCAGACCGCAGGGCATCACTGGCCACAATGTCTACAGTCAGACCACAGGGCATCACTGGCCACAATGTCTACAGTCAGACCACAGGGCATCACTGCCCACAATGTCTACAGTCAGACAACAGGGCATCACTGGCCACAATGTCTACAGTCAGACCACAGGGCATCACTGGCCACAATGTCTACAGTCAGATCACAGGGCATCACTGCCCACAATGTCTACAGTCAGACCGCAGGGCATCACTGCCCACAATGTCTACAGTCAGACCGCAGGGCATCACTGCCCACAATGTCTACAGTCAGACAGCAGGGCATCACTGCCCACAATGTCTACAGTCAGACCGCAGGGCATCACTGCCCACAATGTCTACAGTCAGATCGCAGGGCATCACTGCCCACAATGTCTACAGTCAGACCACAGAGCATCACTGGCCACAATGTCTACAGTCAGACCACAGGGCATCACTGGCCACAATGTCTACAGTCAGATCGCAGGGCATCACTGCCCACAATGTCTACAGTCAGACCGCAGGGCATCACTGCCCACAATGTCTACAGTCAGACCGCAGGGCATCACTGGCCACAATGTCTACAGTCAGACCACAGGGCATCACTGGCCACAATGTCTACAGTCAGACCACAGGGCATCACTGCCCACAATGTCTACAGTCAGATCACAGGGCATCACTGCCCACAATGTCTACAGTCAGACCGCAGGGCATCACTGCCCACAATGTCTACAGTCAGACCGCAGGGCATCACTGCCCACAATGTCTACAGTCAGACAACAGGGCATCACTGCCCACAATGTCTACAGTCAGACCGCAGGGCATCACTGCCCACAATGTCTACAGTCAGATCACAGGGCATCACTGCCCACAATGTCTACAGTCAGACAACAGAGCATCACTGGCCACAATGTCTACAGTCAGACCACAGGGCATCACTGCCCACAATGTCTACAGTCAGACCACAGGGCATCACTGCCCACAATGTCTACAGTCAGACAACAGAGCCCTGAGTGA